A stretch of DNA from Primulina tabacum isolate GXHZ01 unplaced genomic scaffold, ASM2559414v2 Contig766, whole genome shotgun sequence:
GAAGATAGAGAAggaagaaaaaataaagaaactCATTCCCTCAACCCCCAATTCCCGTCACTCGACGCAGCTGCGGCAAAGTAGCCATATCTCCTCCGTCCGCGTCGAAATCTCGATCGGTCTGAAGGGTTGTTTTCCTAACATCCTAAGCTTCGATTCAAGCCATAAATCGTGAATTTGAGCAAGGATACGGCTAGATCGAAGCTGCTGTTCCGCTGCTCTGTTTCTGCGCGAATTCTTCCGATTTTTGGGTGGGAGTTTTTGTATTGCTGCGATTTTTGTAGTTTGAATTTGTAGAACTGACCTAAACAAACTTTGTAGTGGTTTAAGTTTGCTGTTTATAGCCACTGGAGTAATGGGTTTTTGATTAGAAAcggatttgttatgattttctaccaaaatgtgcCAAAATTGAATTCTGAAATTGTGTTGTGTATAATACCTACTGTATTTCGGGATTATTACATATAGCAGTCGGATTCTGAATTTATGATTCAAATGAAGTCATAAAGCTATGTGTTGTCTTCGTAATGATATAAGAATCGTTAAATTTCAGTACGAATTCTGCAAGTTATGATGGTTTTTCAGAAACTGCTCAGTAGAAGATTTCTGTCCGAAATTTGTTGAGTGGCAGGTGTTCTTGATAATTCTGGGATTAATCTACTGAGATTCGGAAGATAGTTTCTTCTAGAAAAAGTTAGTTTTCGAGttatctttcatttccaatttgcggatatttatttgatttaatattGAGCGAGATACGAATTTGATGCTTTTTTGTGCCAAATCAGACATTGGTATGGAATGTAGTTTTCATGATTGGTcttattattgttttgtttaGGCCGAGAGTCTTGAAGTTGAAGTTGTTATTGGATTGTCAAGTTAGTATAGGTATGTTACATCTCGGTAACATACGATAGTAaatgtttaattgtcattctgtgttgCACTGATCGTATCTATGACTTGCTGACTGTTGTAATTTGTTAAATGCATTCGTTGTGATATATGTTATTattgtgacatattattggcatatgacatactgttatgacattcatgttgagccctatcgtCCTTGTTAGCCGTTGTTGATATCCATTGTTATTGGCATtgtttgtttatcttttgatcatagtgtggctgataggccCTATACATATGAgacgtagatgtgattgaacaattcTGCTGGGGTAGTGCAGGCCTTTGATggtgagcgctgggattgtgtcatctaTTTGCTTTTTGGTTGTGTCATCTTGTTGTAGTCGATCAGCTGTAGTTGAGGCCGAGTCATGGATGTTATTCAGCACAGcgtggcatacctcgcatactttgCAGGGCCGGttttagctgcatgacgatgtaaCTCCcatgtgttgttgctcgagcattattccgaTTGTTATCGTACTGTTTGTttggctcctgttatcccgattatgcgttgagcctttcatgcattgcacattacattttattatatgattatgcatgattatgattattgttgttattgttcaactgtttcataccagaatcctaacatCAGTTGTTTTCTGGGCGGGCTGATGTGGTTGCTATTGGGCACtatggtagatctcccgagacgttttgcagcatcaggccgaggttccgccagtggagctcgggGTTGAGGTTGGATTGTTTGGTTCcgttcagtggagtctcccagttagtctatatgtatgtcttgagtttgttTTAGTCTTgtgttgtattttattttccggggagatgccccgtgtatctgtaatgatatttggttgtttttatgattttctAAGTCGACTCTGTGGTTCTTATGATCTGGTGAGTAATTGGTACGTTTTAATTTCTGTTTCGTCCTGACCAGTGCGACTATAGGTTGTTGATTTCGGTTTTTGTTCATAACACCATGTGATAAGATAGAAATGCAGTTGCAACAAAGTATCCATAACACAGTAGAAAAATTGTCGAGTTTTAAACATTGAGCTTTCTTGGTCAAAGCTTATCTACAGCATATAGCCAGTAAAAATCATAATACATCTGTCGAGACGAAAGTTAGATGCTTTAAATTCCCCCGCATGAAAAGCAACACAGAAACATCAGATAACCAACACCTATTTTCAATCATTACACGTCGATTCTAGGATGACAACTCCATTTTACAACTTTGATTCTTGTTTGAGTTTCTGTACATTTGTTGACAAAAATAAAACTTTGTTCTCTCTATCCTTGGATAACAAGAAGGCATTGTCAGCATAAACCAAACAGGATCATTAATGTGCCATTTCTTCCGTTCCAATCTcaatttgtttatatttaattgattttaaattcttaaatgatatattttatatgcttaaatgTTTAGgttgcatgattacatgaaattaaggattttgtcCAGATATTCGAGAATAGGCCGGGGAAAAGAGACCGAGGACGaccaaaatgaaaatatttttcgataaaTGTTCTCAAGGCTCAATAATATGATCAAATATGAttaaaactttttaaaaatgCTGGattccaaattattttacgagtcgagctcgattgtATCCGGGAAGCCAGTTTTAGTCAAACGAATGACTTTTAAAGGCCCGaaagttattattttttaaaatgatttttgtaaaattttattttatatttaattgggCCCTAATAGGCATAATTTAACTAGGATTGATGAGCCTAAATGTTTCTAAAACCAAAAATCATAAAACCCAACTTTTAACACAAGGATTTtccaaaacctagggttcctagACTCCTAGTGGCCGAAATACCACACGctctaaaattcgaaaattataAGAGCAAAGTTCAAAGATTTTTCGTCATTCGTTCATCCTTCTTCACAATCCACGCTAACTATCGAATATTCGAGCATTTTAATGCAAAAGCACGCTTCTAAACCTATTTTTTGCACCATCCAATCCataatatgcatgatttatgtttcgaAGCATGAAAGATatttaaatcaaaattatttaatgCTAGAAGTATTTTTTCAAAGATTCGACATTTCTATGCATGTATGATACGTAATATGAATCCTAAGGACATGCTGCCAATGAGAGACGTTATGGGTCGTAAAAGAGAGTCGAATAAGGGAAGAACGTAGGCTGGAAACATGCAAGGCGAAGGGAAGTTGAACCTAGGGTTTTCTAGGTTATTCCATGGGGCTTATAAGAACATGATGGCTCGGTTAAATGGGCAGCCACATCGGGGCTTGGGTAGAGAACTGTGTTGGCCGTGATTCGACGTTAGGAAGAGTCCATGGAAGGCTAGGCGGTTGGCTCGGTGATGAGAAGCCACGCACAAACTCTAGGAAACCTAAGGCTCGCGCGCGGCTCGACGTGAAGGGAACCATGTGCGGCAATGCTAAGGGCTGGCCAGGGAGGTCTGGAAGGGTCCCATGCGGATGGTCAGGGGTCTGGTGTAGGCTGGGCTAGGGCTTGGAtgaggatggctcgatgagggaGGGAGCCGCGACTTGGAATATAGGGAAGAGGGCTGCGGCGTGCGGCTAGGCATGGTTCAGGGGTCTGTGATGGTCCATGAGGGGTAGGCTAGGGTCTGGTGCGCCGTGATTAGGGTTTGGTCCAGGATgactcggtggtggctcgaggtTGGGTGAGGCAGTCGGTgttgaaaagaaaaaaggtTCGGTTTTGGCTAGGAAGAAGAAGTGGTTCAAACCGTGGTCCACGGGGGTTGGTTCGTGGTTCTTGGGGGTAGTTAGGTATGAAAAGGCTatatttaaagtttgggaagaaaatattaagtttgtaaTTAATTCGAGTTTAAAACGTTTCACAGTTTAGTtattaagttattaaatcgaaagtgttgagtttacgtctaagaaaaatattagaagccCAATCTAAGATTATATGATGCTATGGTGTAGGTTCgagtcaataaaaataaaaaaaatcaaatgtgAAGTTCGAGGTCCATGGGTAAAATGATCAGTTTACATCCCCGGGTAGTACGAAAGGTCtggcagtgtcccgaagaatcataatgcatactaaattatattataaaatgtttattatgAAAATACGATATTTTTATCATATATGCAAAGGCTGTACGATTCTTCtcgaaaaatgttattttacgatttttgaaggaaacaatattttataaataaaagaaaaggaaaaatatttgaagGATGCGAACTGATTGTGACATATATTATAtgattggggatatcgtgagggaaaaggccctagagggatcccgtttacgggagaaggacTCAGAAGGAgcccgatgatcgtatttctattttcGGCCATGACCCAGTGACGAGAGTTGTTGACGGCCCGACCCCAGGTACTTGGTGAGCTAAGACTAATCAGTTGACCACATGATGATGTTATGATTAcaactagtcactttcaaggatcaaacttcacccaaaatagtATACGATGatggaaagctttacgatttaattatttaagattatttaCGCTTACAAACTTATACTagcttgttttaaaataaaaatatgattttaatgtatgtgctggtatatgtattatttgttacgtaTGGTTTAGAACGTGATGAATCATTAAACTCACTAAGTTTGGATGGTTCCAGGTGAGAATGATTTTGAGAGAGGCGCTGACGCTTTAGTGGATCGACTccagcagtacactcccgaaggactttattttccgcacttacttagtatttaaagtttttacgtacagattttgaggattatttatttagaaattttatgttttattttgaagtCTAGTGTGGATTATTTTATAAGGTGACGTATGCTTTTGGTGGTTGataatttatggatttttatgcatttaagattttaaatgttGAGTTATTTTCAATGAGTTTCaaatttcatgatttatatatataaaaagttagtatgattttaaagttaaaaaataaGAGATGTTTCGTATATATAGTGAAGGAACGAGTGTtgggcaccttgaggtgcttcaaacataatattttccaagagctgcaatagctcgtgttctaagaatgtttacaccgatgaattaaatcgaattTGATATAAAATCAAGCGAAaaaaaaacactcgaaataatctttcgttaagaaacactgatatattttatatcatgtgtaactgaataactgaaaatatggGGAACCGGTTGTGAcatatcagttcagttggtgAAAACTGAACcgacggatgctctaactgatcaaatcagtttgaaaacagtagttaaacaattaaatacacaagatatgtttatgtatgttcagagatttcaactgctcctacgtcaccccttctaccacctcgggtaggatccactagaagactttgatttatacaatacctTATACAAACatacccagcttaggacttaccaactgcctaactgaacttctagtatagactgaaggcagcaccttccagtcaacacttgtttaacatctgtgtgtcaaaaactacatacacaagtttattgtctttatGCAAGACTATGTTTGAGTGgtggggtgtgtgtgtgtgtgagaactgatctctgagttcaacacgaaagtgttctcacatactgagggaattgtgcttctaatctaagctgataacacgatgaagtgttccctctgggctgattgttTCTTGTAAGCTAATATGCAATATGTGTGCTCTTCTTCTttgtatcttcacacactctaGTTTTTCTACAACACTATATcggtcttcactgatcttctatttataggcgagaaactgatcgtacagtgagactcaataattgtatccgttgcagcttgaatATGTTCCTAGAGATTTGTACTTCGACTTTTTCGACATCTACgctggaacattttgtctttaagttttgctgcaacgtccaatattgtacctttgatcgtACAATAACTTTTCCTCAGTGTGTACAGCTTGATttcattgaataagcttgtcgtgttatgaaactgattgattcctaactgaagttctgaactggtcaattgaactgatcttgatctggtttggtgaaatcagttggctcgtcagctgaactgatttcgctgcttcagttgaacttgtctttgatatatcagttgaactgaatcaATTTGGTCGATCAGTTGGTGTTTTCAATTTGAgtctcgatagcttcaattttggctcgataactgatcagtttgacgcctgatcagttccagcttcctacgcacttaggtaaatcattagaaacaaaataacaaattttgttatcgtcaaaatcaagattgcgaacatgaaatattccaacatATAGCTTTGAATTTTGAATGTACTCGGATGAGCACATAAAACATCATTGCATTTTCTTAAACACTGTTAAATGCTATTACGAGTCACGTGCATTACGCCACATAAGAATGGAGGTCGTGTTGGTAAAGGTAATTCTAATAGAAATGTGAACAGCCATCTCTTCTAGGAAGGTATTGTTTTGTGAATAGAGGGAAGTTTATGGCATGCCGGAGTAATCGAAACTGAAACAACTCTTAGGGCATTGAAACTTGATACACACTTGAAATAACCGTGCTGGAAATAATATGCGAATTGACATGACAAGTAGGATGATGAAACAAAGTTTTACACATGACAGATTGCAGCAGCCACAACTCATGACATTAATGCTAACAACAAATAGGTTTTAAAATATTCTCCCAATAATATAAGCAACATGTTTACATGATGATGCAACTGAAATTAGAAATTATGCagcttttatttttatatgGAGATGTTATAAGGAGTCTTCCAGAATCCATCCATCAGGTTCAGGCAGTATGAAAGGCTTCCCATTTTACACTAATGAAAATAATACAAACACTCCAACTCCGAAATATATCCATATCCAAAATCAACAACCTACTTTTTGATGTCCACCTAAATGACGATCACATAAGCAACAAGTTTACAAACTGACCGATTATTTGGTCGAGGAAGACGAAGAAGCTTCTTGGATGAGGTCATCATATGGGTCCCTGCGCCCTGGAACTTGGCTAATCTGAGAATCCCAGAAAATCTGAGCATTGTGGCGCTCAAAAGTCCAGAATCCATAGGGACGCAGAGGTAAGCTCCACATTTCCTTAGTTTTCTGGCACTTGTCTTTCCTTTCATACAAACGCTCCCTAAAATTCCTGTCCCTCTCCTTCGGATCCTCCATCATACGCAAAATCAAATTCTCCGCAAACTCCATTATGAATCCCATCCTTCTACATCATATTTCAAATACAAGCATTAGAATTAAAGGCTACGATGACAGTGGTAAGTGCAATCCGAGGTCCAATTATATCTAGAAAATAATAAACcaattaaaaatacatttaaaatatatatcagCTACAGCAGGACAAGATCACGCGATACAATATAAACAGCTTCGCTTGGATTAGGGATGAATGATTCCGTAACTTTTCCAGAAACGTGGAGGCTAATATGAAAATAATTAGAACACAAAAATTCAAGCTTCTGAGCCTATTATGAACCCTAGATTCTGATCCCAGATTgaacacaaacaaacaaacaaacaaacaaaatagGATCAACATAGAAAACGGATAAATTTGGAAACACAAAACCAATCAATCGgacaaaatttttgaattttgtggaTCGATTTACCAGAATCGATTGATGAGGTAGCAAGGCAAACGTGATAAATTGGTAGTAATGGTTTAACGAATTTACCACTGATGCTTGCTCTCTCATTGGTGGGCTTCATCAATATATAGTTGGGTTTTAAAAGTCTAAAAATCTGGATGTTCTATTTCCTTTTCTGGAAGAGCCCACTCGTTTAAGACTATGATAAAGGCCCAATTGCATTTGTGTTGGCATGCAAGTTTAGGCCCaaaaatttatacaaaatttgaaaatggTCTTTTATTCTTGTTGGtataaatatatacacatatacttGTGATCTTGTACATAAAATATTACGTTGAAGCTCATGAGAGAGTGTCCATTTTGATGGAGTAGGTGTACTTGCGATAGATTGGTCAAAAGTTATATTCCTTACCGACACTTTCTTGGGAAAGTTTGTTACACGAAGCTTGCCCagtgttatttattttattgatgtTATTTGAAAGCTACAAGGTTCAGTTGAAGGATTTATCCGATTGGACATCATATATCTAGGGATGTCAATGGGTCCGAGTTTTACCCAGACCCACAATGGATCCACGCGTATGGGGCGGGTTTGGGCAGATTAAATGGGTCATGGGCGGATCTAGGGTCCAATTTTCAGACCCATCCGAGTATGGGGCGGGTCATGGGTCCTATAATACCCGCCTCATACTCGCCCATATGTGTGAATATAAATACTTTggattttagttttattaattttcattttttaagtAACTCACCTCAATCATAACGATCTTAGCTATTCCTATGTCAACTGTTGCATTTGAATCTGCTTTTAGCAATAGTGGAAGAATAGTTGGTCCTAATCTTAGTAGACTTAATCCAACGGCTTTGGAGGCATTGATGTGCTCTCGAAGATAGTTGTGGAGTGAGGTAAAAGGTAAATAAATCacagttttattttgttattgtactttcattttaattttttattgtactttttctttttaaattacattttttttacagtttgaaattataattttattttttcaatgcaTTTTCTCTCTTTAATTTTGtagttaattcttcaagttaCCAACTTGTCCCACCATTCTTGATAAAGAGGAAGATGATCCTGAAGAATGTGTCTGAAATATTGCCTACTcgctgattttatattgatatgtttaagTTATGTTATGACTTATTTCTGGGAATGTCAAGATTTTTTTGGAGAGCTAGTAActctttttttatgtaattctttatgtcgtgaaagtaattaatttttttgttattattaagtgtggtcGAAGACATGAGTTAATTTTCCACAATGTTGTATTTAGAGTTTTGTCTGTTTCATAATTCAGTCACGTGAGAAGAAAGAttgctttttttattttaaaaaaattcaggtCTCACGGGTTTCATGGGTCTACCTGGCCCTGTTTCGTATTCGAAGTGGGGTGGGTCCGAAGAATATTTAACCAGGGGTGGGGTGGATAATGAGTCAAAGTTTTTTTCATGGGGCGAGTCTTGGATTTAGTCATACCCACCTCATTGACATATGTTGATATATCCGATGCCCAGAAAAATTCACGTTGAACAACAATCATTACAAATGCTATTAAGTTTCAAAAATAGAGAAATCTACTCGGGTCTCACCATTCTGCTATATAAACTCAGCTAGGAAGAGCGGAGTTTCCCTACCACGTTGGACTTTCATGGCTACTACTGccaaaattcaaatgttgagGAAGTTTGCAAATGAACTTGGAGAAAAGTTAAAATTGTTCGTCAATTGTTGTGGCATAAGCAGTGGgcgatgtttttttttttttcatcattattttttattaaattcggACACATATCTTATTAGTAAAATATGTAGACTACATACGAAAAATGAGAGTTGAAACTCGAgttcaataatttgaaaaatagaTTCTTTTAGATGGTGAGTTAGTCatgcgattttttttttaaaaaatcttatttgtatatattaataatttatatttaaaaaaattgaatttatttttgttttaaaaaatatgtgtTGGTTTACTTTTCGGAAAAAATGTTATGCCTATGCATCCgcttactttttattttattattactcgtaatattattaataaataataataataggtACAATATGAAAATTCTTGATTTTTCTTAcaataaatttttgaatttatactttttattttttaaaacaaaatcttttatttatttaaatatacgttgatttagtttcaaaaaaaaaagttgtgTATATAAGGCGATctacttatttttattttaaaaaaatcaaatatttgagctccaactttattttttatatgtagACTAATTTAAAAGCTAAATCACCTTTTACttttaatatttcaaattaGTCCATTTAAATATAGATTTAAATCATTTTGTTTGTGTGTCGATgcgaaataataaaatatcctCACAATTCTTCCTCGAATGCATCTGTATCACAAATTATCTTTCTTTTGAAATGTTAAAAAGAAGATGTGTATTTGAACTTCTACGTTTAGAAAAACGCTAGCTTATGTCAAAATTAAAACCAAGAAAACgtgatttttttatgattatatttttaatttataaaatcttAGATTTGGGCAAAACGtttattcaaatataaaatcTTAACCAAACagcaatttttatataaaaaaaatacttcTATGATACTCACTGAAAATTTAGGGTTCAGTTCTAGCATGTGACACTAGTGCAAATGCAGATCTCGAATTTACTTTAAGCCTAAAATCACGAAGGAGAGTGTTAAAATGGGGTCGGGAGGGTGTCCCAGTGTAGCCCATCCGACGTTCAAGTCAGAGATTGAAAATATAATGagagagcagctaagggtgctgctgaaagtCCATATAGTGAATTATGGATTagacactcaaacctggtatttataggagaatacatggccTGCCATGAGCCTTCCATCTGGACTAGGTATGGGCCGTGGGTTTGGACCTGATCTTGAGGGGCCATttatggggtatcaccagtctccccatCCCAAGTCGAACTGAAACATAGGTTCAAAGTTGTTGTCCTCGGTTTACAACATATGAGTTGTGTGTTCTTCCCCTGTTGCTCATTAGTCTCCAAATATTCGGAAGCAAATTAAATCATCTTCCCGTTTTGGAAGGGCCAGATCTGCGTTGGGCTCCTCCATACCCACGCATAGCGCCCTCGCTTTACTCACGTTCTTGTCTCACCTTCTCCCCTCCCACGCATCTCGCTAGCCAGCCCTCGCCCTCGCTCCTCCATCACCTCGCCTGCCCACGCTTCCCTTTCCCCTCGCTCACTCTCGCCAAGCCTCCCAATCGCTAGCCCTCGCGTTGCCTCGCCCAGCCTTCGCTTTGCCTGCCCACAGCCACTGCGTCCTCGCCTCCATCTCTTGCCACTATCCTCGTTCGCCTCCCCCTTCGCTAGCCCTCGCGTTGCCTTGCCAGCCCGCGCCCGAGCCCTTGCCCCGCCTTCGCTTCGCCTGCCTACGCCCACTGCTTCCTCGCCTCCACCCAGCAGCCACCGCCTAGCCCGCTGCTCTCTGTGCTACCTCCTATCCTAGCCCACAACCTAGCAAAACTCCCTCGCCCTTCCAGCCTCTCGCTCGTCGCGCGCTCGCCCGGACGCCCTTGCCCACTGCCCTGCACGCTCGCCCACCTCGCCCAGCAGCGTCGCGTGCTTGCTTGCACACCCTCTCCCATCCTCGCCTGCTCGCCAGCGCAGCCCTCGAGAGCTCGCCCAGCACGCCCCCGAGCACTCGCCCAGCACGCCCTCGTGCTCGTCCCGCCGCCATCACATCTCCTGGCCCGCACGCCAGCTTGCCCTCGAGCGCTCGCCAAGCACGCCCTCGTGCTCGTCCCGTCGCCATCACATCTTCTCGTCCGCCCGCCAGCCCGCCCGCCCTCGAGCGCTCGCTCCGCGCAGCCCAGATAATAAAAGTTTCACATCCTCATCCCATGACTAATCTGCTAGACAATGCCTCTGCAGGAAAATAAAGGTTTCACCTCCTCACTCCTGActtctctgctaggcgatgccttagcaggaaaataaaagtttCATCTCCTCACTCCTGACTCTTCTGTTAGGCACTGAATTAACATAGCTTGCACAATCCTTATAACATTATCATTATGAGTTTTTTGGAGTTTTATTGAGTTTATTGAAGAGTTTATCTCTTTTCAAAGTTTTGGCTTTGTTCCACAATTTTGTgtgttttataaaaattaaaagttcaatattttgtggcgtttgtcgattgtttttcacTC
This window harbors:
- the LOC142534970 gene encoding uncharacterized protein LOC142534970 — encoded protein: MGFIMEFAENLILRMMEDPKERDRNFRERLYERKDKCQKTKEMWSLPLRPYGFWTFERHNAQIFWDSQISQVPGRRDPYDDLIQEASSSSSTK